A window from Sphingobacteriia bacterium encodes these proteins:
- a CDS encoding GNAT family N-acetyltransferase, translated as MINFLSEALSTFKSEPEIIIETPKALSSNALVELCDATLETINSQNGFSIGFAKIYNTDKNMLEKYFKGVMLVPERQLIIAKFDGVIAGSIQLVKSHPSYETMSFACSVDNHFVVPWARGYGIAKKLLEFAENEARKLGYSVIKLSVRENRTAAISLYESKGYTKWGVLPKYEIVDGKIISGHFYYKEIA; from the coding sequence ATGATAAATTTTCTTTCAGAAGCGCTTTCAACATTTAAATCTGAGCCAGAGATAATAATTGAAACTCCTAAAGCTTTATCCAGCAATGCGCTAGTTGAATTATGTGATGCAACTTTAGAAACAATAAACAGCCAAAATGGATTTTCTATCGGTTTTGCAAAAATTTATAATACCGATAAAAATATGTTAGAAAAATATTTCAAGGGAGTAATGTTAGTCCCTGAAAGGCAGCTAATAATTGCAAAATTTGATGGTGTAATTGCAGGATCAATACAATTAGTAAAATCACATCCTTCATATGAAACAATGTCATTCGCTTGCTCAGTCGATAATCACTTTGTTGTTCCATGGGCAAGAGGTTATGGAATTGCTAAAAAACTTTTAGAATTCGCAGAAAATGAAGCTAGAAAATTAGGTTATTCTGTAATAAAATTAAGTGTAAGAGAAAATCGAACTGCTGCTATATCATTATATGAAAGTAAAGGTTACACAAAATGGGGTGTATTACCGAAATATGAAATAGTCGATGGTAAAATAATTTCAGGACATTTTTATTATAAGGAAATCGCATGA